Proteins co-encoded in one Cytobacillus sp. NJ13 genomic window:
- a CDS encoding EAL-associated domain-containing protein: MDALDILTDLDNVFPYFQPIFSADEHRVIGYEVLGRYRGSDGVTSLGPFFQDENIPEEYRIEVDYAVLKKALEKARDLDKDILLFVNRDADLLMYNDGEQFLNTLQEYEKKGISLDRIVLEITERNYKGDIDHLDHLLNYYRTYGIKLAIDKLGNESSHLDRIGQLAPDILKVDLESMKSNASAYNFNDILYSLSMLARKIGASMLFENIEMVYQLQYAWKNGGRYYQGYYLQKPAENFTDRDILKEKLRSECHRFIVHEKKKLESLYQVTLGFNEKMIDFANKNKKVFVYEETLEQIAVLLDGAAFRLYICDEDGFQKSANYFKKDGGWITQEEYLHKNWSWRPYFLENIMKMRINKKGILSDLYTDIETGETIRTFSFPLNTNDYLFVDLSYEFLYNRDGLL; this comes from the coding sequence ATGGATGCATTGGATATACTTACAGATTTGGATAATGTATTTCCTTATTTCCAGCCAATATTCAGTGCAGATGAGCATCGTGTCATTGGTTATGAAGTTTTAGGCCGATATAGAGGATCTGATGGAGTTACCAGTCTGGGGCCGTTCTTCCAGGATGAGAATATTCCAGAAGAATACCGGATTGAAGTAGATTATGCAGTATTAAAGAAGGCTTTGGAGAAGGCTCGGGACCTGGATAAAGATATTTTGCTTTTTGTCAACAGGGATGCTGACTTGCTCATGTATAATGACGGGGAACAATTTTTAAATACCCTCCAGGAATATGAAAAAAAAGGAATAAGCCTTGACCGGATTGTTTTGGAAATTACAGAACGGAATTATAAGGGCGATATTGACCATCTGGACCATCTATTGAATTATTACAGGACATATGGCATCAAATTAGCAATAGATAAACTTGGCAATGAAAGCAGTCATCTCGATAGGATCGGGCAATTGGCTCCCGACATTTTAAAGGTGGATCTGGAGTCCATGAAATCAAATGCTTCTGCTTATAATTTTAATGATATCCTCTATTCCTTATCCATGCTTGCCAGGAAAATAGGAGCGAGCATGCTTTTTGAAAATATTGAAATGGTTTACCAGCTTCAATATGCCTGGAAAAATGGAGGCCGTTACTATCAAGGTTATTATTTGCAAAAACCGGCTGAAAATTTCACTGATAGAGATATTTTAAAGGAAAAATTACGAAGTGAATGCCATCGGTTTATTGTGCATGAAAAGAAAAAATTGGAGTCCTTGTATCAGGTTACACTTGGGTTCAACGAAAAGATGATTGATTTTGCAAATAAAAATAAAAAGGTTTTTGTATACGAAGAAACTTTGGAGCAGATTGCGGTTCTTCTGGATGGTGCAGCGTTTCGCCTGTATATTTGCGATGAAGATGGGTTCCAAAAATCTGCGAATTACTTCAAAAAAGATGGGGGATGGATAACACAGGAAGAATATCTTCACAAAAACTGGAGCTGGCGACCATATTTTCTTGAAAATATAATGAAAATGCGAATAAATAAAAAAGGTATCCTCTCTGATTTGTATACCGATATTGAGACAGGTGAAACGATCAGGACGTTTTCCTTCCCGCTTAATACCAATGATTACTTATTTGTGGATTTATCGTACGAATTTTTATACAACCGTGATGGGTTATTATAA
- the fadH gene encoding 2,4-dienoyl-CoA reductase yields MNNKTVIVTGGSSGMGKYMAKRFAEAGANVVITGRNPERLEKAKAEIETYQGQVLTIQMDVREIDHVKHMLNETLSVFGQIDFLVNNAAGNFICPAEQLSANGWNSVINIVLNGTFYCSSEIGKYWIEKGIKGSIVNMVATYAWDAGAGVIHSAAAKAGVLSMTRTLAVEWGRKYGIRVNAIAPGPIERTGGADRLWESEDAANRTLQSVPLGRLGKPEEIAELAFFLFSEHAGYINGECITMDGGQWLNQFPF; encoded by the coding sequence ATGAATAATAAAACAGTCATTGTTACTGGCGGTTCCAGCGGCATGGGAAAATATATGGCAAAGCGGTTTGCTGAAGCTGGAGCGAATGTGGTGATAACAGGAAGGAACCCGGAACGCCTCGAGAAAGCAAAAGCAGAAATTGAAACATACCAGGGACAAGTTTTGACAATTCAAATGGATGTCCGTGAAATTGATCATGTGAAACATATGCTCAATGAAACATTGAGTGTTTTTGGACAAATTGATTTTCTTGTTAATAATGCCGCGGGAAATTTTATATGCCCTGCAGAGCAGCTGAGTGCAAATGGATGGAATTCTGTTATTAATATTGTCCTGAATGGAACCTTTTATTGTTCGAGTGAAATTGGTAAATATTGGATTGAAAAAGGAATTAAGGGAAGCATCGTTAATATGGTGGCTACATATGCATGGGATGCTGGAGCGGGTGTTATACACTCCGCTGCCGCAAAAGCAGGTGTATTATCTATGACAAGAACATTGGCTGTAGAATGGGGAAGAAAATACGGAATTAGAGTGAATGCAATAGCCCCAGGTCCGATTGAAAGGACAGGAGGGGCTGACAGGCTTTGGGAATCAGAAGATGCTGCAAACAGGACACTCCAAAGTGTGCCCCTTGGCAGGCTCGGCAAGCCTGAAGAAATTGCAGAATTGGCATTCTTCCTTTTCTCAGAGCATGCAGGTTATATTAATGGAGAGTGCATAACAATGGATGGAGGACAGTGGCTGAATCAATTTCCATTTTGA
- a CDS encoding C39 family peptidase — protein MRNLLFISLLIPLLGCGHSEPPSPLQKPDMASKELNAQISVKAKKMQQKVTAQYPETPAAVKKRSVIIDVPLIRQNPELKYGCEVTSLTMVLRHAGVQVGKMDLYTAVKKDNDPLIRSKGDILKWGNPAEGFVGDMTGKSAGYAVFDKPIEELVNKYLPGRAVNLTGQNFDAVLMHVSKGYPAVVWTTGDYRLPDRWESWTHSGKTIKTPLDLHAVVLVGYDEQFVILNDPLSGKKQVKVSKERFISSWKALQSRAVSYQ, from the coding sequence ATGAGGAATCTCCTATTTATATCCCTTCTTATTCCTTTGCTTGGCTGCGGCCATTCAGAACCACCCAGTCCTTTGCAAAAGCCTGATATGGCCTCAAAAGAGCTGAATGCACAAATATCAGTCAAGGCAAAGAAGATGCAGCAGAAAGTAACAGCCCAATATCCGGAAACACCTGCGGCTGTGAAAAAACGATCTGTCATCATTGATGTTCCATTAATCAGACAAAACCCTGAATTGAAGTATGGATGCGAAGTAACCAGCCTGACAATGGTCCTGCGGCATGCAGGTGTGCAAGTGGGGAAAATGGATTTGTATACTGCAGTAAAGAAAGATAATGATCCGCTGATACGTTCAAAAGGTGATATTTTGAAATGGGGTAATCCAGCAGAAGGATTTGTAGGAGATATGACCGGGAAAAGTGCGGGCTACGCTGTTTTTGATAAACCAATTGAAGAATTAGTGAATAAATACCTTCCTGGAAGAGCCGTCAATTTAACCGGACAAAATTTCGATGCGGTTCTTATGCATGTATCCAAAGGATATCCTGCTGTGGTCTGGACAACTGGAGATTATAGGCTTCCTGACCGCTGGGAGTCCTGGACTCACTCCGGCAAAACCATTAAAACTCCATTAGATCTTCATGCAGTCGTATTAGTAGGCTATGATGAACAGTTTGTTATTCTAAACGATCCCCTCTCAGGGAAAAAACAGGTGAAGGTTTCTAAAGAACGGTTCATCTCATCATGGAAAGCATTGCAATCCAGGGCAGTAAGTTACCAATAG
- a CDS encoding metallophosphoesterase gives MPEKVSRRSFLKRALGFFAAVFGISAGGYYYARDIEPRLLEITNYKISDKAIPQAFHNKKIIQFSDTHLGFHYDLKQLEELIEKINSLKPDIVFFTGDLMDEPNKYKEANQIAPLLKRIQAPLGRFAIYGNHDHGGYGSDIYKSIMEESGFILLLNEKSKIEFSGTSIQIIGIDDAMLGRPDIKLASGSLDDSSYNILLSHAPDLADAASAYSINLQLSGHSHGGQIKLPFFGALVKPPHAERYYEGFYEIGSQSPLTLYVNRGLGTTRLPFRFLSRPELTVFTLQSNSGK, from the coding sequence ATGCCGGAAAAAGTGTCCAGAAGATCTTTTTTAAAAAGAGCTCTCGGCTTTTTTGCTGCTGTTTTTGGTATTAGTGCAGGCGGCTATTATTATGCACGGGATATTGAGCCGCGGCTCTTGGAGATCACAAACTACAAAATTTCTGACAAGGCTATTCCACAAGCGTTCCATAATAAAAAAATCATCCAATTCAGCGATACCCATTTAGGATTTCATTATGACCTGAAACAGCTTGAAGAATTGATTGAAAAGATAAACAGCTTGAAGCCTGATATTGTCTTCTTTACAGGTGATTTGATGGATGAACCTAACAAATATAAAGAGGCAAACCAAATTGCACCCCTCCTGAAAAGAATTCAGGCGCCGCTTGGAAGGTTTGCTATTTATGGAAACCATGATCACGGGGGCTATGGTTCTGATATCTATAAATCTATTATGGAAGAATCCGGGTTTATTCTTTTGCTTAATGAAAAGAGCAAAATCGAATTTTCTGGGACCAGCATCCAGATTATCGGCATTGACGATGCCATGCTCGGCAGACCGGATATAAAGCTTGCCAGCGGAAGTTTGGACGATTCTTCATATAACATTTTATTGTCCCACGCACCGGATTTAGCAGATGCAGCCTCGGCTTACAGCATAAATCTGCAGTTGAGCGGCCATAGTCATGGCGGACAAATAAAATTGCCGTTCTTTGGAGCGTTAGTTAAACCGCCACATGCTGAAAGATATTATGAAGGCTTCTATGAAATCGGCAGCCAAAGCCCTTTAACTCTTTATGTAAACAGAGGGCTTGGTACAACCCGGCTGCCATTCCGGTTTTTATCCAGACCTGAACTGACGGTATTTACCTTACAATCAAACAGCGGGAAGTAA
- a CDS encoding MBL fold metallo-hydrolase, translated as MAKPEKLAENLYLIDDFDLSLEKRTGTYVLTEEKLTLIETSASPSIPYILEGLSQLHISPEEVEYIIVTHIHLDHAGGTGLLLTHCPNAKIIVHPKGARHLADPSRLIAGAKAVYGNKFDGLFNPILPVQEDKIITKEHEQVLEIGPNCTLKFYHSPGHANHHFSIFHPVNNGMFTGDTAGVYYPQLKENGIEMYLPSTSPNQFDPDKMLESIVMYEKMDLDFIFFGHYGKSSNPKEVYRQIKDWLKIFIHAGENALSEGGSIDQQTQAAQDMLEEKIKAYLNGRGIPSDHPVYKILSIDIAVCSMGLIDYLQKSN; from the coding sequence TTGGCAAAACCTGAAAAATTAGCGGAAAATCTATATTTAATTGATGATTTTGATCTTTCATTGGAAAAACGTACCGGTACATATGTCTTAACAGAAGAAAAGCTGACTTTGATCGAAACTTCGGCAAGTCCTTCAATTCCCTACATACTGGAAGGACTAAGCCAGCTTCACATTTCACCGGAGGAAGTTGAGTATATTATCGTTACCCATATTCATCTTGACCATGCAGGCGGCACAGGCCTTTTACTAACCCACTGTCCGAATGCAAAGATTATTGTCCATCCGAAAGGTGCCAGACACTTAGCAGATCCTTCACGCTTAATTGCTGGTGCAAAAGCTGTGTATGGAAATAAATTCGATGGACTATTTAATCCTATTTTGCCTGTTCAGGAGGATAAGATTATAACAAAAGAGCATGAACAAGTGCTTGAAATAGGGCCAAATTGCACCCTGAAATTTTATCATTCACCCGGACACGCTAATCACCATTTCAGTATCTTTCACCCTGTTAATAATGGAATGTTCACTGGAGACACTGCTGGTGTATATTACCCTCAATTAAAAGAAAATGGAATTGAAATGTATCTGCCCTCAACTTCACCAAACCAATTCGATCCAGACAAAATGCTCGAATCCATTGTCATGTACGAAAAAATGGATCTTGATTTTATTTTCTTTGGCCATTACGGCAAGAGTTCAAACCCCAAGGAGGTCTACAGGCAAATTAAAGATTGGCTAAAGATATTCATCCATGCAGGTGAAAATGCCCTATCTGAAGGCGGCTCTATAGATCAGCAGACCCAGGCAGCGCAAGACATGCTTGAAGAAAAAATTAAAGCCTATCTCAATGGCAGAGGCATCCCATCTGACCACCCTGTATATAAGATTCTTTCTATTGATATCGCTGTCTGCTCTATGGGATTGATCGATTATCTGCAAAAATCAAACTGA
- a CDS encoding DUF3993 domain-containing protein — MYKHLTGIIITIAFMAAAIPSHSNAESLNNKQEVYKFLQDAFHSQVSLSEEERSMEEVDELLDPYFSEEPKAEFLNENLVSENGKYFTLGSDAAAYYIPFFTYSDHTKVVKEGSKVYVYEYFPENHDGPVAYEGHYEGVLLAEQEGEFKVAKFLGENIPGKILKKAGSNEDAAAPTSFKTPENPIWINKPSYQFGFLLNPFDALFRSGSMLLTDNKQGMIALFEHQELNGQLASN, encoded by the coding sequence ATGTACAAGCACTTAACAGGAATTATTATAACAATAGCATTCATGGCAGCAGCGATTCCTTCCCATTCAAATGCCGAGAGCCTTAACAATAAACAAGAGGTATACAAATTCTTGCAAGATGCATTTCATTCACAGGTTTCGCTGAGCGAGGAAGAGCGAAGCATGGAGGAAGTCGACGAATTGCTTGACCCATATTTTTCTGAAGAACCTAAAGCTGAATTTCTGAATGAAAACCTTGTTTCAGAGAATGGCAAGTACTTTACCCTTGGATCTGATGCTGCTGCATATTACATTCCCTTCTTTACGTATTCGGATCATACAAAAGTAGTTAAAGAAGGAAGCAAAGTTTATGTATATGAATACTTTCCGGAAAATCATGACGGGCCAGTAGCATATGAAGGTCACTATGAAGGGGTTTTGCTTGCGGAACAAGAAGGTGAATTTAAAGTTGCCAAATTCCTGGGTGAAAATATACCCGGGAAAATTTTAAAGAAAGCCGGGAGTAATGAAGATGCAGCAGCACCAACCTCCTTTAAAACACCTGAAAATCCAATTTGGATTAACAAACCGTCCTATCAATTCGGATTCCTGCTGAATCCATTCGACGCTTTGTTTCGTTCAGGAAGTATGCTTTTAACAGATAATAAACAAGGTATGATTGCTTTATTTGAACATCAGGAACTAAACGGGCAGCTGGCATCCAATTAG
- a CDS encoding PadR family transcriptional regulator: MSIEHTILAVLSFWPSTGYNIKSEFEHKAAGLYWGMSYGSIYPKLKKLEEEGFIYAIEQEDEGRKKKMYELTAKGWKEFENWLKTPPSFPIIKDELLMKMSTWHEDMDNEVLISHLLKRKEDASDILKFVKEWPRNGYSYVSKLGCLSIRYAEMKLETEIKWIEESIEVLQNNNLPVGQDPHGNTEKLLKRRRMAIGGDKGLCQ, encoded by the coding sequence TTGTCTATAGAACATACAATTCTTGCTGTCCTAAGCTTTTGGCCCAGCACGGGATATAATATTAAATCTGAATTTGAACACAAAGCTGCTGGCCTTTATTGGGGAATGAGCTATGGGAGCATTTACCCGAAATTAAAAAAGCTGGAAGAAGAAGGATTTATCTATGCAATCGAGCAGGAAGATGAAGGAAGAAAGAAAAAAATGTATGAGCTCACTGCAAAAGGCTGGAAAGAGTTTGAGAACTGGCTGAAGACTCCGCCTTCTTTCCCCATTATTAAAGATGAATTACTAATGAAAATGTCAACCTGGCATGAAGATATGGATAATGAAGTGTTAATTAGCCATTTATTAAAAAGAAAAGAAGACGCTTCAGATATTCTAAAATTTGTAAAGGAATGGCCGCGAAATGGATACTCCTATGTCAGCAAGCTTGGCTGCCTTTCGATTCGATATGCAGAAATGAAGCTTGAAACGGAAATTAAATGGATTGAGGAATCAATTGAAGTGCTGCAAAATAATAATCTGCCAGTTGGCCAGGATCCACATGGCAATACTGAAAAGCTGCTAAAAAGGCGAAGGATGGCCATCGGCGGGGATAAGGGGCTTTGCCAATGA
- the cbpB gene encoding cyclic-di-AMP-binding protein CbpB yields MISLHSEEFLEFNISDFMIPSERVAHVQVGNNLEHALLVLTKSGYTAIPVLDPQYKLQGLISTPIIMDSILGLERIEFEQLEQKRVEEAMNRNIPRLDAESSIQQSITLLVDHPFICVENKEGYFEGILTRRTVLDQLNKHIRRLNKR; encoded by the coding sequence ATGATCAGTCTCCATAGCGAGGAATTTTTAGAATTTAACATTAGTGATTTCATGATTCCTTCTGAACGGGTAGCACATGTTCAGGTTGGCAATAACCTGGAGCATGCCCTCTTAGTGCTAACGAAAAGCGGATATACAGCAATACCTGTTTTAGATCCGCAATATAAGCTGCAGGGCTTAATCAGCACACCCATAATCATGGATTCCATTCTCGGGCTAGAGCGGATCGAATTTGAGCAGCTGGAGCAAAAAAGGGTTGAAGAGGCTATGAACAGAAATATCCCTCGGCTTGATGCTGAATCTTCGATACAGCAATCGATCACGCTTTTAGTTGACCATCCATTTATATGTGTAGAAAACAAGGAAGGCTACTTTGAGGGAATACTGACTCGCAGAACAGTTTTGGATCAATTAAATAAGCACATCAGACGATTAAATAAGCGTTAA
- a CDS encoding L,D-transpeptidase family protein translates to MYHIIKPGETMSVIAKNYRRPLSELLAANPSIVNPGMIYPGQQIVIPGLPEPASIPYTIIVSKGKRSLTLLYNGAIQKVYPIAVGKMLTQTPIGEFVIVNREPNPGGPYGVMWLSLSKAGYGIHGTNNPSSIGQSVSKGCIRMYNQDVLELSRIVPNGTRVRIQP, encoded by the coding sequence ATTTACCATATAATAAAACCAGGTGAGACCATGTCTGTCATCGCAAAAAATTATCGCCGCCCTTTAAGCGAGCTTCTGGCGGCAAACCCTTCCATTGTAAACCCAGGCATGATCTATCCCGGCCAGCAAATAGTTATACCAGGGCTGCCGGAACCTGCTTCCATTCCGTATACCATCATTGTTTCAAAAGGCAAAAGAAGCTTAACTCTTTTATATAACGGCGCCATTCAAAAAGTGTATCCTATTGCCGTCGGAAAAATGCTGACACAGACCCCAATTGGAGAGTTTGTTATTGTGAACAGAGAACCCAATCCCGGCGGCCCATATGGGGTCATGTGGCTTTCCCTGTCAAAAGCCGGCTATGGAATTCACGGAACCAATAACCCTTCCTCAATTGGCCAATCTGTTTCCAAAGGCTGTATACGCATGTATAACCAGGATGTGCTCGAATTGTCACGCATAGTGCCAAATGGCACCAGGGTACGGATACAGCCATAG
- a CDS encoding YkuJ family protein — protein sequence MSQLQGILTRLKSLQEQATGGEPMQRFFEVNGERKCQVTFHPKNETFELEVYYDKEKPKRYQFDNIDMITIEIFDLIQ from the coding sequence ATGTCACAGCTTCAAGGTATATTAACACGCTTAAAGAGCTTACAGGAACAAGCAACAGGCGGAGAGCCAATGCAAAGATTTTTTGAGGTGAATGGTGAAAGAAAATGCCAGGTAACTTTTCATCCGAAAAATGAAACATTTGAACTGGAAGTATATTACGATAAAGAAAAGCCAAAAAGATATCAATTCGACAACATTGATATGATCACGATCGAAATTTTCGATTTGATTCAATAA
- a CDS encoding MDR family MFS transporter — protein MPEGKRKVTKKPFVLASVMLAMFMGAIEATIVSTAMPAIVGDLGGFALYSWVFSAYLLMNAVTVLIYGKLSDLFGRKPVLTIGIIIFLIGSILCGFAESMTALIIFRLIQGFGAGAVMPIATTIVGDIYTKEERAQVQGYLSSVWGISAIMGPAIGGLLVEFVNWRYVFWVNIPLGIMAIAGLWLFLHENVERKKHQIDYAGAVLLTVSISSLMFVLVEGGTNWAWNSIESISLLAVSVIAFILFILQEQKAAEPMMPFNIWKEKPILIANLASLTTGVMLIGISSFLPAFVQGVMERSPIIAGFTLTTMSIGWPIASAAAGKLLLKIGFRSTSVIGGVFLIAGSILFVTLTPEAGPVWAAAGSFLVGAGMGLTSTAFIVSIQSTVEWKQRGIATAANMFMRNLGNTIGAALLGGILNSQIKLYIQKNGEGIDESLSLDSANVLLNEEARNSLNTGVKELLQNGLTVSLHSVYYAVLLFAVISFLLVIALPKHEKEIAD, from the coding sequence ATGCCGGAAGGAAAGAGAAAAGTTACGAAAAAGCCTTTTGTGCTTGCTTCAGTGATGCTCGCCATGTTTATGGGGGCTATAGAGGCAACCATTGTTTCAACTGCAATGCCTGCCATTGTTGGGGATTTAGGCGGATTTGCTTTATATAGCTGGGTGTTTTCAGCTTACCTGTTAATGAATGCTGTGACTGTTTTGATTTACGGCAAGCTTTCTGACTTATTTGGGCGGAAGCCCGTTTTGACCATCGGGATTATCATATTTTTAATTGGTTCAATTCTATGCGGTTTTGCGGAATCGATGACTGCACTGATCATTTTCCGATTAATCCAGGGGTTTGGTGCTGGAGCAGTCATGCCGATTGCAACCACCATTGTCGGGGATATTTACACAAAAGAGGAAAGGGCACAGGTTCAGGGTTATTTATCGAGCGTATGGGGAATTTCAGCCATCATGGGTCCTGCAATAGGCGGGCTTCTTGTTGAATTCGTCAACTGGCGATATGTTTTTTGGGTTAACATTCCGCTTGGCATCATGGCTATTGCAGGCTTATGGCTCTTCCTCCATGAGAATGTGGAAAGAAAAAAGCATCAGATCGATTATGCAGGAGCTGTGCTATTAACGGTTTCCATTTCATCACTAATGTTTGTGCTTGTAGAGGGAGGAACAAATTGGGCCTGGAATTCCATTGAATCAATTAGCCTTTTAGCGGTTAGTGTGATTGCCTTTATTTTATTCATCCTGCAGGAACAAAAAGCTGCTGAGCCAATGATGCCTTTTAATATTTGGAAGGAAAAGCCGATTTTAATTGCTAATTTGGCTTCACTGACAACTGGTGTGATGCTGATAGGGATTTCCAGTTTTCTGCCGGCATTTGTGCAGGGTGTCATGGAAAGATCGCCGATTATAGCCGGCTTTACACTTACGACCATGTCGATTGGATGGCCGATAGCTTCTGCAGCTGCCGGCAAGCTTCTTCTGAAAATTGGTTTTAGAAGCACCTCTGTAATAGGAGGCGTATTTTTAATTGCAGGGAGTATTTTATTCGTCACACTCACTCCTGAAGCTGGACCTGTATGGGCAGCGGCGGGAAGCTTTTTGGTCGGGGCAGGCATGGGATTAACGAGCACTGCTTTTATTGTATCCATTCAGAGTACAGTGGAATGGAAGCAAAGGGGAATTGCCACTGCTGCCAATATGTTTATGAGAAACCTTGGCAACACTATAGGAGCAGCCTTGCTGGGCGGAATCCTGAACAGCCAGATCAAATTATATATACAGAAGAATGGTGAAGGCATAGATGAAAGCCTATCTTTAGATTCAGCAAATGTACTTTTAAATGAAGAAGCGAGAAACAGCCTGAATACGGGAGTGAAGGAACTCCTGCAAAATGGTCTCACCGTTTCACTTCATTCGGTGTACTATGCAGTGCTATTATTTGCTGTTATAAGCTTCTTATTGGTAATTGCTCTCCCAAAGCATGAAAAAGAAATTGCCGATTAA
- a CDS encoding glutaredoxin family protein: MKEIVLYTQPDCPPCEITKMYLNEKGYIYTIKDIKKDAAAHKELTREYNSFSTPTIVIGDTVIRGFDLERLQSALEDGIK; the protein is encoded by the coding sequence TTGAAAGAAATTGTTTTATATACACAGCCGGATTGTCCGCCCTGTGAGATTACGAAGATGTACTTGAATGAAAAAGGATATATTTACACGATAAAAGACATTAAAAAAGATGCAGCAGCCCACAAAGAGCTGACCAGGGAATATAATTCTTTTTCTACTCCAACAATTGTCATCGGGGATACTGTCATTAGGGGATTTGACCTGGAAAGACTGCAATCTGCATTAGAGGATGGCATAAAGTGA